In Mycteria americana isolate JAX WOST 10 ecotype Jacksonville Zoo and Gardens chromosome 4, USCA_MyAme_1.0, whole genome shotgun sequence, the genomic stretch CCATTGCCCAAGATTCTTTATTGCCTTCTTACACTAAAACCCGTAACTTCCTGCATCTTGTTTTGCCTTTGCACTTCCCCGCACTCTGGAACGAGAGAAATGCCCCccaacatttcccccccccccttcccttaaAGCTGGTAAAATTCCATTCAGCTTTGACAAAGACATTAAAGTCCCCAAAACTGATATCGCCATTTATTCATTTATACGTTGCCAGCAACAGTGTGCACTGCCAGTGCAACAATAACTGATGAAACATATAATGAAGCAGAAACTTTTTAATCAAAGGTCAgggacaaattattttcaaaacactacTGCATATTCCCCTGGGAATCCTACAGGTAGCCCAACAAGGCTAACCTCACCAACTCCCTTAAATGCTCATCCCTCCATGGCAGAAGCTCACATGGAGCTTCCACACActttaacaaaaaacaaaaaaccccccaaaaacaaaaaaaccccccaaaaacaaaaaaaacccccaaaaacaaaaaaaacccccaaaaacaaaaaaaaaacaaaaaaacccacccaaaaaacaacccaccaaaaacaACAAAGGGCATGACTGAAGCAACTAATGATTacatttcattccttttcctctttccaggaTATTAGTCTCTGTGTCGCCAGCTAATGCAGTTCGCCCTAACATTCAAGCTGTGATATGCCCCCTTGTACCTAGTATTTAGGAACGTGCTCACTGCGACTGCTTCAAAAGAGGCTCCTCAAATCATTCAGTGCAATGCTTACTCTAAGGGTATCTCAGCAGTTAAAATACCTGACACTATGAATCCCTCTGCTGTCGGTATCTGCCTAACCTCATTCATTTTTACAGCTGGAATCAGCTGGAATGTGTCTGTTACTTGTCCTCAGGAGAGCACACAGCGAGCGATTTACAGCACAGTAACTAACCTCAGGTCTTGAGTTTGCTTATTCCCTGGCATACCATTACATCCTTGGGGAAAGATAACACAGCTGACAAAAAAATGTCACGGCCcctcaaaataaataatatctgtCCAATTTTGGGGTGTGCTGCCAACTTTGCTTATGTTCTTGGCTTTCTCTCAGCACATTTCTAAAGCTGTGGACTTTGTTAGAAGaataaggaaagagaaggatTCAGTCAGATATCTTCTCACAAAAAGGTCTGTGCCTGTTCCTCATCACTCTGTAATGGCATTTTGCCATTACAGCAACTGAATATGCAGTGGTGTTTGGGTAGCAACGTCAGAGcctaataaataaaacatgaaagttGAAGTAgagaaaattcaataaaatttcatgcatgcttttcatttttcatgctaAGGATCAGAATATTAAGTACATTTCAGTGCCCAATTCTGTATTATTAAAGTCACTCATCATTCCTTGTATTCCATTAGAATTAGAAACTCCAACTAAAACGCAGCATGTCAGAGACAGTACAAACAGTAAGTCAACAGTGTAATACCATACTTAAGTATAAGTGACAATTAAGTGTCTCTAATGAAATGCTTATGTTCTAAATAGACAAGACAAAGTAAGTAGAAAGATACCTGTTTTGCCAGCATGGAACTGAAGGTAAACGGAAGCCAGAGACTACTCTTCCTACACACATTCTAGGGTTCAGCACACTTAGAAGTTATAGAATTAATACGGTTCTAGAAAGAATGGTCCTGATACTAATTCTAATGCATCAGAGTATTTCCATTTTAGGATTGTTTGTTAACTGCTCAGTTGCTGGCAGAGTAAATATCAATAGAAACCCCCTTATCTAATAcaacagaagatgaaaagaaatggtCAGTGTACCTGTATTGTATTGcttacagctttaaaaagaaaagcagctatgCTTTGGCTTATCTCTGCATACCAGATTTTAAGCTAAAGTAGTGCAGACCTTTTCATGCAAAAGTTCACTTTAAACAATATACAACTTACGCATTTCTTCAACGACGTCTGGATCACATTCTCTGTATTTGTCTATTTCTGCCTTTAGCTGCTCTTTTTTCTGCCGAAGGGCAGCAAGTTCCTCTAATAGAGCTGCACGTTCCGCCTGAGGATTCAAAGTATGTTTggagatataaaaaaaattacaaaaataaaaatcagtaattattgcacagaacatttttcaaaaaataaaaagatgcaaatTTAAATGCTATTTTCACTACTCCTTTCTGTCAATGAACCAGTTGAGCATTTTATGCACACACAAGACTCTCAGTGACACTAAATGATATCAAGTacaaactggaaggaaaaaaaataaaggccaaAATGGATAGAGGAAAGAACAATTTTCTACAACCTTTGAACTCGATGTGGTTTGACAAACTCCAAACAGATCTCTTAATTGTTGGGCTTAAAAGTTAAATGATATTAAGGAGTGCTAGTCTTGTAATTAAAGACAACGTTACAGAAAAACCTACCATTCACACTTCCACAAATCAGGATGCTGTGTATGAACAcactctgaatttatttttctcctttttccccacaGCATTTAAGAACAGTGGtctcaaaaataaattcagatattTATGAAATGGTAGTCTTTGCTGGGAGAGTATACAATATTGACCTCAAATATTCTATTGATCAATAAGAATCTGCAGACACTGACTCAACATGAGCTCTCCCATAGCCAACTCAGCACATAGTTCAAATTCAGTCTGTAGTTACAGCCAAACACTGTAACTGGCTGATAATTCAAAGAACTCATGCTATGGTACTGGGGAGCCTAAAAAAGCCAGATAGCATGAGTTTGTAAACCATCAGGTTTTTAGACAATGGCAATCTCCGTGGCAGCCCAGCAGtctgaggtgggttttgggggggggggggatttttttttgtttgtttgggtttttttttttcttccccccaaactTCCATATTCCCAGTGTTTTTGCCAAGTCTGGATTCAGCAGGTTCTGAAAATGCAGATTGGAATCAAAAGCTTCCAGATGCTGGGGTGTGGAGGCCAGCTGCTCAGAGACCTACATCATGATCTAGATTTCTCAGAACTTCTTCCTGATGTGTAATCCGGAACCAAAATGTTGGAACCATCAGCCAGAACAGGATTTCCTGGACCAGTAGCTTCTTGTGACTAGGGCAGGCCACATGGTGGAGAAGCCCAAGTCTCGAACAGTCCATTTGGAAATCTGACAAGCATAACTGCGTGAGAAACCTGCCTGTGATTCCGATTACAGTCAAACCCAAAGCATTTCTATAAAACATTTGGGATTCTAAGATTTGTCACTTTCCTACAAAATTCAATTCTACCtgaaagcttctggccatccctgtttatgcatttatttattggAGTTTTAAaccacttgtcctggtttcatctgggatagagttaatttccttcctagtagctggtatagtgctgtgttttggatttaggatgagaataacattgataacacactgatgttttagttgttgctaagtagcacttacactaagtcaaggacttttcagcttctcatgctctaccaactgagaaggctggagatatacaagaagctgggagggggcacagccaggacagctgacccaaactgggcaaagggctattccacaccatatgatgtcatgctcagcatataaatgAGGGGAAAGCCAGCCAGggggggccactgctcagggacaggctgggcatcggttggttggtggtgagcaattgtttttcatttgcatcacttgtctttgagttttatttctctctctttttgttattttctttttcattacaatttattattattattatattatttcaattattaaactgttcttatctcaacccataagtgttctcacttttattcttccgattctctcccccatcccactgcgggggcgggggagagtaagcgagcggctgtgtgatgcttagttgccggctggggttaaaccatgacactgctTCAGATTGAGCATCTCAAAACAAATCAGCAGCTTGGAATACCATATGAATTATTTCTAACTAATATGCCACTTCATATGTATGGTAAATATGAAGcctaaatattattttgcagtgtTAACAGCTTCAGCATGCAAAGAGCACCAAGCTTACATGGCTGCTCAGAATAGTAATTTAGAAATCTAGATtataaataagattaaaaaaataagactCCCCCAACACCTACATCTGCAGTTTTGGCAGAGTTCTACTAGATTTGGCAGTTCAGCAACCATTGGCAACTTTGGTACATACCTCTGCATAGTTCAAGTTTTAAGATATCTTTAAATCCCCAAAAGCCTGGAAGATTACCAGACTTCAGGCAGTCACACATTTTCTCAGCCTTGGTGCAGCCAGTTGTCAATATTTTACTCATTAGTGCATGACCAACTAAGGAATAATCTAATATCTGACTTTTTGTGTCCCTTTCTCATCTCCAGTATTTAGAATTCTTAATGGATTTCCAACAACTACATTAGTATTTACAAACGGTGCATACTTGTAGCCCTGTTTCCTGGTAGgaatgcctccccccccccaaagcaacTTACAGTATCTTCACGTCCAATTTTTGATTTCTCAATGCTTTTTTGTAAAGCCtcttttttctgactgctttcagcaaactgataaaggaaacaaagaacaaaatcaacCTATTTCAGTAACATGTATTAAACATACCTATAAAATGTGTAtacatagaaatatatttaaataaacaggTAGATAGACACTTCTAAGTATACAAATTTCTATCTATTTATAActtgtgtaataaaaataaacacaaaataaatacaaaagcacCCAAATATAAATCTGAGGCTCTGAACCACAGAAAAGAATTACAGGAAGCAAATTAAAGTCTAAGAAATTTTCAGTCCCATGGCACATAATCTTGTTATGTACTGCATGTTCAGCATGCGACCAAAATCCTATTTCATACCATAATCTGGCATCTCTATACAAAGGACTCCATGACACAGAGGCTTTGGATTAGATAATTTCCTTTGGtccttttccagctctccttATTCAATGGAAGCAGTGACAAAAGCTGTAGCAGATCCACCTGCTCAGCTGCTGATACCAGTCTTCCCAAAGTCTGGTATGCCATTGGCATGGCCCCAATCCTTTTTGCATACTGGTGAATAGAAGCGTCTATAGCTCAAAGGCATGTAAAGCCATGCCCCCCTTTTTCTGTGCTGCACTCACACTGCTAGACTTCAGAGTTCCCTTCCTTCAAGCCTGAGGGAGAGGAATCTCACAGAAGTCATATCTCACAGGGCTGGTGTGAATACTCCCTCAATTTTCTTGTTACTCCAGGAGGAACCATTCGGAAAGAGAGATCTCTCTCCATTAACCTGCCACCCATTTTGAACCAGGCCCTTCCAGTTTAGTTGGAAGTTTTCCAGAGACACTTTGGAAACTCTTAAGCTGAGCAGGATGTATGACTTGCCCCTCAGGGACACAATACTCAGCATTAGCCAACGCACCTTGAAATATTAAATGAGATGCGcgagaatgcaaaaaaaaaattctaataaaatataGTTTGGAAACTGGTTACTGCATTTGAAaccaacacaaaagaaaaaaaaaggaagaaacaatagTATGCTATGTAAGTATTCACTCTTTAGTTTAGCTTTAAGATGTTCTGAGCACCAGTTAGGGAGAAAACTAGTATATCAGACTAATAGTGAAGAGGACGAAAGTGGCTGTCAGAGCTTAGGTTTCATTCTGCCTTCCCCCAAAAACCCTCACATGAAGCCTCCACTTCTACATTCCCTTTCTCACTGAGGATGCCACTGAGTGGAAAAGCATTCCTAGACATTTCTTGCAATCCCTAGCCTTGATAATTTAACCCTATCATTTATATTCTTGTGCAGCTGAAACACCAAGACGACATTCATACAATGCAAACAGAACTGCTTTGGAGCTACAATCACTTCTCAATTTCTATTTAAACTTATGTTTAGTCcgtattttcagaaatacatattaaaTGTAAATGCATCATAAACATCAGACAGAGCTTACTGCCAAGTCTTAAAGATCAGCCATAACAGTAAAAAGAAACTCCGTACTGGTGGTTCATGTAGATTAGGACCCAGCCCAACTGCAGCTCACTAGGTTTAGGGGTTCATTTTATagctcaatttttaaaaattaatttgaaaactcTTTCTGGATTAAGTATGTGTTCACGCATGTGTGAGCATACACACAGACAAGAAGGTCTCCTTTCgaaaagaatgttttgttttttcttcaatttatatataaattacacTAATGGTAAGGCACAtataatttggggaaaaatatgtCCAGCTGTTTACTCATTGCTCTCAGCGCAAGTAACCACAGAGGCAGTGTGGGTTTCAGTATGTGGCTTGAAGTACACCAACATCTTAATTTTGGTGGAGAGTTAAACAGTACTCTTTCTGGGCTTTCCACaaaattcttaaaaaattaaGCGTGTTAGTACCCACATTATGCCATACTAAACAGAAGTATACAGTTCAGAAGAGGACAAATACTTAGGTGCAGTTTGCAGTTCACGAAGCCCAGGGAAGACAAACACCAGAGCACACATCGTTCAGTATCTCTGAACAAAGATTTTTTCCTGGAACAAAACTcgcagaggaagcagagaagccAAGGAGTTTATCTAGGCCCATATACCACAAGTACAAAGAATAAGCCAATGCTTTCTGCAAGAGAGGCCATAAAGGTGTcgctttctctgttttttccatatTCATGAAGTTCTTTAGGAATGTTTCTGCATTCTCTAAAATGGAAGCACAGAAGGAGCTCTCAGGGAATTGCAATAAAATCATAAAAGCTGGTTTCCAGCTTGGAAGCATGTTTCCCAGTATGGCATCTTACTATTTTGTTGGTCCTCTATATTCCACAGCATTTAATCATGAAAGAGACAGTAATGACAAACACTGAGAACTACAACATTTCTTAGATTGACCTACATAACATGCAAGGTTGCCATGCTACGAGGTTAGAAGATTAGAAGATCTTCCTCTGTCTAAAAGCAACGATGATTTTTATACAATTTTATTcaagattttgctttcttctctcacatattttaatttcttggtgtttttttttttaattctgtcttcacAATCaagaatttacaaaataaaacgAAACCACAACTCTGTGTATTATTTAGAAGTCACAGTGGGTATTCCCATGACAACAAATAAGAGATAAGGATAAGGaaaggaacagcagaaggaggcaagatattgaaaaaaacaaacataggACAAGGATGCAAAGGGTGAGGAACAGATGGCCAGGGTCTGTGCAAGGAATCCAGGATGATGGGAGAAGCAGGAAGGCTTGGATACAGAGGTGGgaacacagctgaaaataaatatatgtgaaagaaggaaagacagtCAGCAAGGATAAAGGAGTTGGAGGAAGGATGAATACAGATGATACAATACTTAATTGAGAGGTAAGGGCAAATGGCAGATGATAGGTTTTAgggtattaaaagaaaaagaaaaaagcagaatttgcaAGTGTTGTGTATGTATGACAGCAGAGGATCACATCTGGCCAAATACAGGGACTTAACTTCTCTACTCACCAGCTGTAGAAAAGCCTGATTGCAAAGGAGCACAGTAGCAAATGGAAGATTTCAATCCTTGGAGCAATCTTGCGACATTTTTCAAGGGAATTGGCAAATAATTTCTCAAGGAACATAAACCACCCTGAGAGAAATCTGACTCCTGCCAATAGGAGTGAGAATGATCTGGAGAAAAAGCTACTTCTTGTCTCCCCTCTGTGTTTCTTAAGAGAGATGTCTGGTCTGACACATGAACAACCTTCTGCCACAAGTGTAACCAACCAGGTGTGGAAAACAAGTACAGAAAGAGATATTCTACTGTATTAGAACGTCTTGTGTCTCCAGTCTGTCTGACTGCTCCGAATCAGCACATGATTAAGCAAGAtgcaagaaagctggaaaaaCGTCACCTAGTGTAAAGCTGTTCAAAGAAGGCGGGgagattaaataatttaaagttaaaaagtaaaaaaaaatatccacaagagcattttcagtgtttgcaaaACATGGTGGGGGCCTACAAGGCGACAGATTAATGAAGTAACTAATTGCATCTATAAAACAGGAGAGTTGGGAAACAGTTCCTTTAATTTTACAGACCACCGCGGTCAATTAACGGTACACTGGCCTAGCTTTGACACTAATTCAAGTCCTCCAAAGAGATGTTCCTTCTTGCTTTGCAAAGGTCTCACAATGTTTAGCTATACGTTTGTGCAGCATGTTGCATTTGTGTTCGCGTGTGCTAGGTGCTGACGATAACAATCAGTTCCAACACAGGCCTCGGGGTCTGGTTTGTATTAAAGGATACAGATTAGATGGACACAGGTAATTTATAATATACTATGCGTGCATTATTACTAGGGTTCCACTTTGGCAAGTAGGTGATACACATTTAGAAGAGGAATGTTTAACCCTGAcacaaaacagcagcaggttTCAGTTCTCTTCCTTCTCAAAACCTGCCTGATGCTGTCCTAGCACTACACGACTGGATTTTTATTCTCCAGCAAAAGTTTTTGTTGGTTGTATTCCTTCTGGTTCCTCGTTCTTAACCACTCTAACCACCAATATCCCACCAAACATGTAGCTTGTCTCCCTAGCATATTAAAATATCTATGAACCTGGTGTAAGCCATGCAAACACAGACCCTAGTATGTACACTGGACAAGAATCAAACCAAGGTCTCATATGCTAACCACCAAGAGCATTCACAGCTGTTATCCCACTGTCATTATGGTCTTAGAGAGAAATATCATACACTCAGTTTTCTTTCAGCCAAAACACTCAAccaaaaatggtattaaaaactACTGCTATTGTGAACACTGTGGCACTACAGAAGAATTCAAGACatccattttttaattgtttgtagCTTTGCGAAGTTATTTACTTTGGGTTTTAAGCTCACTATGCTTTGTTTCAGGCCAGAAGCAACGGCTTGTTTGCTTTTAGCTTAAACAAAAGCAGTTAAAGAGTTTTAGGGTGACATTTGCAGTAGATGGGTGTATTTCTTTCCTATGTTAAACCTAACCCACCACTGAAAAACTTAAACAGAATTGACAGAAGGCATGGAGAGAAATTACTTCAAAGCATTCCTCtagattttaaagaaagataaaaaaaatgtgaagccaGAAAGTAGACTAATAATATAGAGAGAGTAAAAATGCAAAGATTAACAGCCAAAGAACAAtctgaaaatattgaaaacagaCCTGTTGTGTTAAAAGAAAGGCATAGAACATTACTAAAAGAAACTGCTCAGCAGTCACTGTTGACTAAAACAATAAAACTTGAGAGGAAACAAAAAGGCACATCGATGTGCAGAATTCTTTCTAAAGTACTACACAAAGTAAGCATACAACTATTTCTTTTACACATACAgtcaaaaatacatatttgccAGGGCTTTCAAATACACAGAAGTAAACTTTTAAGTCAGCTAAGTATGCTTACAGCAGAGTAGAGAGTACTACCGTGAACTGCAGTATTGTcacttctgctctgctctcaggaTGCCTGTGTACCACTCGTGAAATGCCATTTTTGCATATAACCCATCCAGTGAACTGAACTACAGTAGGAGCAGGTCCCAGGTTCACTTGGACTTTAGTCAGGGATGTGATGTACTCTACGTGAAGCACAGACAGCAAACACACACTTGTTACGTAAATACAActaaaagacctttttcttttttcttttaacatttgtgaaaggaagagaaaagaagcatgCAGTGTCTTACCCCGAGTCATTACAAGTCACTTCAGCAATATGAAGCAGGGAATCGTGTTTGCTGGGAATTAGAAGGAGCATGAGAGAAGCAACTGTGAGACTGCATGGTTCAACAAATACAGGTAAGAACAAGAGCAGAGATTAAAGCAATATAGAATAAGAATTTTTAACTCTGAAATCAAAGAATAGACAACAAGATTTTTTCAGCAAGAGAACACCATAAAAGGGATGGGAAACAGACtgtagaaaaagagaagagacagagtTAGGGCCCACCATATTTCTGTactcacaagatttttttttttcttaatactccATTATAGGTATACTGGAGAAATGTTCAATACAAGAACTCTCTTCTCTTTACGCATGCTACAAATTTCACCATAAAAAGATTActtcattttaatgcaatttttgaAAGAGCCAGTTCAAAAACTTGAGAGAAAGTAGGGAATAAATATAGTCTTCTGGAGAAAAAGGAGACCCAAAACAAGTTAAATTTGCTATTCAAAATGAAGGGCTGGTGCACTGATTCTTTTAAGTGAGTAACACTTGTTCCAAAATATCGTGCTATTAATTCTGCCAGTGTACAAGTTctatctttttaaagaagtacCGAAGAGGTAACAAGTGGGTATTTTTTAGTTTTGGATTGTAACTTatgtcagtgattaaaaaaaaaaatagtatcagacACTCAAGCTAAGTAAGTGAAGGTTTTTTCAGGGAACTAACTAAACAAATATCTGACTCCACACAATTGTCTGACACAGCACTATAAagattctcaaaaaaaaaaaaagaattctgaagaTAGATCTCTACACTCATAAGCAGTATTTATATGTTTTGCTAGAGTATTTATGTGGGTAATACTGATTTACATGCCCCTCCCACAAACACAATCCATTTTGTATTTCAAGATTAAATTTAGGCCTATAATCCTGACTTATTTAGCACACTAAGACATGAGAGCGAGACTGAAATATCACATGGTAAATTAGGCATGGCTCTGTTCTCAGGTCATGTTGAGTATGAGGATGAGTCCTTCTTCCTGCAATTGCTTTTggataaagaaaacagaacatgCAGGGTATCCAGAAGAAACAAATGAGGAATCTGCCCTCCATTGGAACCTTCACCCATCCCTGTACAAACCTTATATTGCTAGTTGCAgttattttaaagattattacTATACAGTAAATGCCTCTACATTAAAAgtagctttcatttctttttagatttGCCATAGTAGTTTAGTTAAAGTTTACTTAGAGATGTCTTGCCATGAGCTTTTGTTTTTGCTTCATTCATTTGCAACACCATTTGGTAAGTATTAGTTATGCAACAGAAAATAACCACTCCAGGCCAATCTCCTTAACAGACAAAAGGTGAAAGAAACAGTTGTGCAGGCTGAATGAAAGAACTGAATTTCTCTGGCTGCTTTCAGAGTTGGCATAATTGGCACGACCTGAAGGACAGATGGCTGTCTACTCAGATACAAATACCAAGTATGCCCAATCaacctaataataataataaaaaaaaattttaaaaagcactgaaatgccTCATTCTTCAGCCCTGTTTCACAAATGCAAGCAGTCTAATAGGGAAAGCTGAAAGAGCCAAAAGGCATTCGCATGACTGACAGAAAATTTTAATACCTGGACATGAAGGATGCTTGTTACTGCACATTAGTGTATTTACTAAACCTACGAAGTCCAAGGTGATAGTTAACAGGTCTCAAGGCAAGAAAGaacattgaaaaatattttcccttggaaagaaagggaga encodes the following:
- the MND1 gene encoding meiotic nuclear division protein 1 homolog isoform X4 encodes the protein MNMEKTEKATPLWPLLQKALAYSLYLWYMGLDKLLGFSASSFAESSQKKEALQKSIEKSKIGREDTAERAALLEELAALRQKKEQLKAEIDKYRECDPDVVEEMRGETRRDCMDKGQGQTNKIAKEAANRWTDNIFSIKSWAKRKFGFEESRIDKSFGIPEDLDYID